One Microlunatus soli genomic window carries:
- a CDS encoding TIGR03086 family metal-binding protein — MTQTPADEHRLVAGAFTERVDGVDPDGWDAPAPVEGWTARDVVGHLVEWLPALLGFSLGDIASVRSDPVAAWHDHADAVQRLLEDPASHRRTLSNPHIGELPIDEAINNFYTSDVFLHTWDLARATGQDDRLDPDRCAAILAGSAAVEEAMRASGQFGPAVSVPADAPVQDRLIGFIGRDPSWQRPAR; from the coding sequence GTGACGCAGACGCCGGCCGACGAGCATCGCCTGGTCGCCGGCGCGTTCACCGAGCGGGTCGACGGTGTCGATCCGGACGGCTGGGACGCGCCGGCGCCGGTCGAGGGCTGGACCGCGCGGGACGTGGTCGGTCATCTCGTCGAATGGCTGCCCGCGTTGCTCGGCTTCTCCCTCGGCGACATCGCTTCGGTCCGGTCCGATCCGGTCGCAGCCTGGCACGACCACGCCGACGCCGTGCAACGCCTCCTCGAGGATCCCGCCAGCCACCGCCGGACATTGAGCAACCCACACATCGGCGAGTTGCCGATCGATGAGGCGATCAACAACTTCTACACCTCCGATGTGTTCCTGCACACCTGGGATCTGGCCCGGGCGACCGGGCAGGACGATCGGTTGGACCCCGACCGGTGTGCCGCGATCCTCGCCGGGTCGGCAGCTGTCGAGGAAGCGATGCGCGCGTCCGGACAGTTCGGTCCGGCGGTCTCGGTGCCGGCCGACGCCCCGGTGCAGGACCGGTTGATCGGCTTCATCGGCCGCGATCCGTCCTGGCAGCGGCCCGCTCGCTGA
- a CDS encoding SRPBCC domain-containing protein yields MSTNVSNSREAVISADKDLPKVTITREFDAPPEQVFAAHIDPEIFAQWIGPDRYQVTIDRWDGKTGGSYRYSTGDQWFFGSFHEVLAEDCTLVQTWSWEGMPGAVSLETMTFTELPGGRSLLTSVALVDSMEAQAGMLASGMETGINQGYAKLDAILAEGQ; encoded by the coding sequence ATGAGCACGAACGTGAGCAACAGCCGCGAAGCAGTGATCAGCGCTGACAAGGACCTCCCCAAGGTCACCATCACCCGCGAGTTCGATGCGCCGCCGGAGCAGGTCTTCGCCGCACACATCGACCCGGAGATCTTCGCCCAGTGGATCGGGCCGGACCGCTACCAGGTCACCATCGACCGGTGGGACGGCAAGACCGGCGGCAGCTACCGCTACAGCACTGGCGACCAGTGGTTCTTCGGCTCCTTCCATGAGGTGCTGGCCGAGGACTGCACACTGGTCCAGACCTGGAGCTGGGAGGGGATGCCCGGTGCGGTCAGCCTGGAGACGATGACCTTCACCGAGCTGCCCGGCGGACGGTCGCTGTTGACCTCGGTTGCCCTGGTCGACTCGATGGAGGCCCAGGCCGGGATGTTGGCCAGCGGCATGGAGACCGGGATCAATCAGGGCTACGCCAAGCTCGACGCGATCCTGGCGGAGGGGCAGTGA
- a CDS encoding ArsR/SmtB family transcription factor has protein sequence MTEDRLSRIFAALSEPTRRDMVARLAVGDATVGQLAAPYEMSMQAVSKHIKVLQDAGLVTRSRDAQRRPVHLEAEVFDLMTKWIERYQRQAEERYRRLDAVLSSQKEKHDEHEREQQPRSSDQR, from the coding sequence ATGACTGAGGATCGGTTGTCGAGGATCTTCGCGGCGTTGTCCGAGCCCACTCGGCGCGACATGGTCGCCCGGTTGGCGGTCGGTGATGCGACGGTCGGTCAGCTCGCGGCTCCGTACGAAATGTCCATGCAGGCGGTGTCCAAGCACATCAAGGTGCTGCAGGATGCCGGGCTGGTCACTCGTTCGCGGGACGCGCAGCGCCGGCCGGTGCATCTGGAAGCGGAGGTGTTCGACCTGATGACGAAGTGGATCGAGCGTTACCAGCGGCAGGCTGAGGAGCGCTATCGACGTCTGGATGCAGTCCTCTCCAGCCAGAAGGAGAAGCACGATGAGCACGAACGTGAGCAACAGCCGCGAAGCAGTGATCAGCGCTGA
- a CDS encoding DUF2277 domain-containing protein, translating into MCRNIRQLHNFDPPATSQEVQDAALQYVRKIAGTTKPSKANQEAFDRAVHEIAHVTQHLLDDLVTSAPPKNREEEAEKRRARSAERYASAG; encoded by the coding sequence ATGTGCCGAAACATCCGCCAGCTGCACAACTTCGATCCGCCGGCGACCTCCCAGGAAGTGCAGGACGCCGCGCTGCAGTACGTCCGCAAGATCGCGGGCACCACGAAGCCGTCCAAGGCCAACCAGGAAGCCTTCGACCGCGCCGTGCACGAGATCGCCCACGTCACCCAGCATCTGCTGGACGATCTGGTCACCTCTGCGCCGCCGAAGAACCGTGAGGAAGAGGCCGAGAAGCGCCGCGCCCGGTCCGCTGAGCGGTACGCCTCCGCCGGCTGA
- a CDS encoding DHA2 family efflux MFS transporter permease subunit, with protein MAPRRDPELRPTQLGATGPAGPLATAGPQPGEPSNPWPAMFALVLGFFVIMIDTTIVSVATPALMADLDAGVTDVVWVTSAYLLAYAVPLLITGRLGDRVGPKWMYLSGLAVFTLSSLWCGLSADIQMLIVARIFQGLGAAMMVPQTMAIITRTFPPERRGKATSLWGAVAGIAGLIGPILGGVLIDSVGWQWIFFVNLPIGVVGLVLAWLLVPSLETHSHRFDVVGVVLSAIGMFALVFGIQEGSNLDWDYRAWLLIIGGLVVMAAFVGWQAKGAAEPLMPLKLFTDRNFSLANIAITAVGVVMVGFQLPFMLYAQTVRGLGPTEAALLTAPMAITSMVFAPIVGRLVDTRHPRYLAGFGMLTSAIGLFWMAAAMRPDAPVWQILLPVTVYGLGNSFIFAPIGVSANRNLPMALAGAGSGVFNNSRQVGAVLGSAGIAALMTARLGADLPQLAGHAGADPMALGGAGRLPTQLLDGFSSAMAQSLVLPAVVMLAGFVSVLFLTTPRHLRSR; from the coding sequence ATGGCCCCGCGACGTGATCCCGAGTTGCGCCCGACCCAGCTCGGTGCGACCGGACCTGCCGGCCCATTGGCGACGGCCGGGCCGCAGCCGGGGGAGCCGTCCAACCCCTGGCCGGCGATGTTCGCCTTGGTGCTCGGCTTCTTCGTGATCATGATCGACACCACCATCGTCTCGGTGGCGACCCCGGCGCTGATGGCCGACCTCGATGCCGGCGTCACCGATGTCGTCTGGGTGACCAGCGCCTATCTGCTGGCCTACGCCGTACCGTTGCTGATCACCGGCCGGTTGGGTGACCGGGTCGGTCCGAAGTGGATGTATCTGTCCGGGCTGGCCGTCTTCACGCTGTCGTCACTGTGGTGCGGGCTGTCGGCCGACATCCAGATGCTCATCGTCGCCCGGATCTTCCAGGGGCTCGGTGCGGCGATGATGGTTCCGCAGACGATGGCGATCATCACCCGGACGTTCCCGCCGGAACGCCGCGGCAAGGCCACCAGCCTGTGGGGTGCGGTCGCCGGTATCGCCGGGCTGATCGGGCCGATCCTCGGCGGCGTCCTGATCGACAGCGTCGGCTGGCAGTGGATCTTCTTCGTCAACCTGCCGATCGGTGTGGTCGGCCTGGTGTTGGCCTGGTTGCTGGTGCCGTCGCTGGAGACCCACAGCCATCGCTTCGACGTGGTCGGGGTGGTGCTCAGCGCGATCGGCATGTTCGCGCTGGTCTTCGGCATCCAGGAGGGCAGCAACCTCGACTGGGATTACCGCGCGTGGCTGTTGATCATCGGCGGGCTGGTCGTGATGGCCGCCTTCGTCGGCTGGCAGGCCAAGGGCGCAGCCGAGCCGCTGATGCCGCTGAAACTGTTCACCGATCGCAACTTCAGCCTGGCCAATATCGCGATCACCGCCGTCGGTGTGGTGATGGTCGGCTTCCAGCTGCCGTTCATGCTGTACGCCCAGACCGTTCGTGGACTGGGGCCGACCGAGGCCGCGCTGCTGACCGCGCCGATGGCGATCACCAGCATGGTGTTCGCGCCGATCGTCGGCCGACTGGTCGACACCCGGCACCCGCGGTATCTGGCCGGCTTCGGGATGCTGACCAGCGCCATCGGACTGTTCTGGATGGCGGCGGCGATGCGGCCGGATGCGCCGGTCTGGCAGATCCTGCTGCCGGTGACGGTGTACGGGCTGGGCAACTCGTTCATCTTCGCCCCGATCGGCGTGAGTGCCAATCGCAACCTGCCGATGGCGCTGGCCGGCGCCGGATCCGGGGTCTTCAACAATTCCCGCCAGGTCGGTGCGGTATTGGGTAGTGCGGGGATCGCCGCGCTGATGACCGCCCGGCTCGGCGCCGATCTGCCGCAGTTGGCCGGCCATGCCGGTGCCGACCCGATGGCGTTGGGTGGTGCCGGCCGTCTGCCGACCCAGCTGCTCGACGGCTTCAGCTCGGCGATGGCGCAATCGCTGGTGCTGCCCGCCGTGGTGATGCTGGCCGGCTTCGTCAGTGTGCTGTTCCTGACCACGCCGCGCCATCTGCGCAGTCGCTGA